ACAATGTTGTTGTAAATAGCCACTCCTTTTAATACGTGCGGATAAACCGTTGTGTCACAGCTTTCTAAATAAAGACCGGCATAATGCGAATTGCCGATGTATAATCCTTCTTCAGCTACATCGTGTACCCAATTGTCGTGAAAGGAAAAATTCCGCATGACAAACTTATCGCGGGTAGCGCCAAAATTGTCGCAAGTTGGATCTGTTTTGGCATAAACACCGCCAAGATAAGTATGGGAAATCTCCACATGCTCTACTTCAATATCGGTACTGTAATCATCGATACCCATTCCGGCTCCTCCGGAAACTTTTTGGATGCTGAATCCATACTGTATTTTGGGATCACCGGTGCCGGTGAATATAATATGTGAACATCCACCGATTTTAATACCCACAAAATGGTCGGTGTTAATGATTACCGCGCCGCCATAATTGATAAATACGATAGGCTTGTCGGCGGTTCCATGAAAATCTTTTAGTTGAATATAGTCCCAGTTGCCAGCTTGCAGACAAACCGTATCTCCGGGGCCGATGTCGTGAAAAGCAGAATTGTTCCAGTCAATATAAGGGGAAGTGTTGTCAATGACTTTTGAGCAGGACTGTCCCTGTGCCGGAAAGGTGATTCCGGTAAAAACAAGAAGCAGAGCCCAATATAGCCATCTTTGTTTCATCGGTTTTCACCCTCTTTTTGCCCGTTCCCAGTTTACGGTTTGCTGTCCTTTGAAATACCGGACAATTCCTGCATACACGGCATAATTCATAATGAGAAAATAATAGGGAACGTATAAGATTTTTACTTTTATCTTTTTGTTTTCCAGGTACCATCCCAGTAGTGCCATAACGTAGAAGAGAACCTCGGCGTAGAACAACAGGGTGTACAGATTGCTGAAGTTATCCAATCCGGCTTGCCAGGCTAAAATAAAGTTCAGAATGAAAATCAGGGGCAGCGCCAGCGGAGCCAGTGTCCAGCGCAATACCCGGTGTGAGATGTATTGAAAGCTCAGTACGCCGTATTTGAAAATGTTGAGTAGCGGTTTTAACCGGATGATACTTTGAATGCCTCCGGCGGCAATGCGGATTTTTCTTTTTAGTTCTTCTTTTACACTGGCCGACGGGTTTTCGATGGCGTAGGCTTCCGGATCATATTGAATAGTATATCCGTGCATGGCTACCCGTAGCGAGATAATAAAATCGTCGAGCAGGGTGTCTTTTTCCACCGGCTCAAAAAGTTCGGTTCGGATGGCAAACAGTTCGCCGGCAGCTCCTACTACCGAATAAAGTTCGGCATCCCATTTTTTTAATTTCGATTCATATTTCCAGTAAATTCCTTCGGTGGCTGCGGCTCCGTCTTTATCAAAGATGCGTTTTTCTCCGGAAACGCAACCTACTTTGGGGTCAGCAAACAGATTCACGATGCGGCGGATCGATTCTTTCCCCAGCATGGTATTTCCGTCAGAGAAAATTACAATGGGCGTTTTAACAAATTGCATTCCCCGGTTCATGGCGCCGATTTTTCCTCCCCGTTTTGGTTCGTGATAAACTTCTACTCCCTGATCTTTGTATTTTTTCAACAGATCGGGTGTGCCGTCATCGGAACCGTCGGTAACCCATACCTGACGTACTTTCTCCTTAGGATATTCCAGAGAAAAAGAATTGGCTACTTTAGCATCCACATAATCTTTTTCGTTGTAAGCGGCTACAAAAAGGGTGACCTCCGGCTCGTAGTTTTTCGGTATGTCGGATTTTTTTCTGCCGAAAATCCGTTTTAATTTCACCAGAATGAAAAGCAAAATGCCATAACCGAGGTAAGCATAAAAAACAATGAAAAGAAGAGCCCAGAATAAAATTTTTAGTGTAGTCATTGCATTAATTTTTTGGAGAAATTTTACGGGCGCCCATGTTGAGATCATCCACTTCAAGGATTTCAAAATCAGCAATATCGTTTAAAACAGTAGCTAATTTTTCCCGCCCGCTGTGTTTTGATTCCATCACCATGATAATGTTAGGATAGGTTTGAAGAAATTTTTTGGCGCCCAGCAACACTTTTTCTTCCATTCCTTCCACATCAATTTTAATGAAGATGGTTTCTTCTTTGTCAAACTGAATTTGATCCATCAGGTTGTCGAGCGGAACAATTTCTGATGTGATTTCTTTTTCGCGTTCGAGTACGGCATCGTCCGGATGAATGGATGCCAAATGCGAAGCTCCGGTATTTACAAGGTCAAAAGCAAATTCAGCCGTTCCTTGGTGGTCGCCCAGTGCCACGGGAAAAGCCTTTACCTTGTCTTCTAGATTATTAAGTATCAAATTGATACGTAGTGCGTCATAATTGCTTTTGATGGGCTCGAATGCGTAGCCATGCAATCCTTTTTGTGCCAATAAAATAGCGTATGTGCCAATGTTGGAACCAATATCTAAAAATCCCTGACACTGGGGCAGGTGCTTATAAACAAATTGTTTTACCCCCCACTCGTAAGCGTAGTTTGCAAACTGAAAATCCAAGGTTCCTTTTCGGGAAAGAAACATTCCCAGGCTACTGCGATAAATTTCTGTTCGTGAGGTGGTTTTATGAAAAAGAATATACTTAATGGAGGTGAAAATATAGTGGTATTCTCCCCATTTAATAAAGTCTTTAAAATAACTTAAAAATGTTTTTATCTTGTGCATCATTTCCTGCATTCACTTGGTAAAGTCGCCTACTTTGCCTGTTTAACAGGCTAAATTAAAAAAAACAGGAAACCATCTTTTAGTCTGGGCTTTATTTTTTTACCCGTTCCCAGGTTTTTGTCTCGTGATTATATTGTTTGAGCAGGCGTCCCGGATTACCTCCTACAATGCTGTATGGAGGAACATCTTTTACTACCACGCATCCGGCAGCTACAATAGAATGTTTTCCGATGGTGACGCCGGCAGTAACCACGGCATTGGCCCCAATCCATACTTCATCCTCCACAATAATGGGTTTGGTTTCCACTTTTTGCAGGCTGGGAGGTACATTTACATCTTCATACCCATGATTTAAACCGGACAAAACCACATTTTGGGCAAACATCACGTCATCGCCAATGGTTACCGGTCCGATCAATACATTGCCAATGCCGATCCGGGTACGTTCACCAATGATTACATCACCTACGCCGTTATTCACTGTGGCGAAGTCTTCAATGGTAGAATCTTTGCCGAGTACAAACTGATTAAAGGGCATGACATCCATGCGTGTACGTCGTCTGACCAATGATCCTCTTCCTTTTTTGTGTTTTAACGGATTGACAAACCATTTGACCCAAAGACGCGGGCGCGCCTGGTTTTTAGGCATCAGCATCCATAAGACCAGCTTTTTCAGCTTTTCATTGGATTTTATTTTTTCTTTGAGTCCCATTTTATTCCTGTTTTTTCAGATTTTCGATCATTTCAATTTTTTCATAAATGGCTTCTGCATTGGCATCCCAGGTGTGACTCCGGGCTACCTTTTCACGTTCAGCTTCTTTTTCAGGTGTATTTTCTTTTAACGCTTTTTCAATAAGCTCTACGTATTCTTCCTTGTTGTTAGCCAGATATACCCATTTTTCAAAAACCTCCATGGCTTTGGTACGGGTGGCAACCGTGGGTTTACCCATGGCCAGATATTCGTCGATTTTTCGCGGATAGTTGCCGATGGTTACTTCGTTGAGCTTTTGTGGGTTGAGCGCTACGTCAAATCCATACAGATAAGCCGGCAGTTCTTCCATTTTTTTACTGCCGAGAAAATGGACATTTTCAATTTGGTGTAATTCGCTGGCTTTGAAAGCGTCGTCTTCCGGACCAACCAGTACCAGCGACCAATCCGGGCGGCTTCGGGCGATGTGTACCAAAACGTCAATGTCCAGCCGCAGGGTGTAAAGTACGCCAATATATCCGATGATTGGCTTTTTGATGGGTTTCATATCCTCAGGAAGATCCTTAATCAGTTTATTGTCAAAAAGCGTAACATCGCAGCCTTGTCCTACATAATAAGAATGCGGATTGTATTGTCGTGCAATTTCGGCAAGGTAAGTGGAATTGGCTACCACCAGATCGGCTTTTTTCATCAGCGCCGGTTCAATGCGGGTTCCCTGGCGTTTCCAGTAATCAACGGCCAGCATATTGTCGCGTGTATAGTAAACGTATGTTTTGGCTCCAATGAGTTCTTTCAGGTAAAAACTACGGAACATGTCCGTATCATTGAAAACGATGATGTCTTT
The sequence above is drawn from the Candidatus Sulfidibacterium hydrothermale genome and encodes:
- a CDS encoding glycosyltransferase family 2 protein → MTTLKILFWALLFIVFYAYLGYGILLFILVKLKRIFGRKKSDIPKNYEPEVTLFVAAYNEKDYVDAKVANSFSLEYPKEKVRQVWVTDGSDDGTPDLLKKYKDQGVEVYHEPKRGGKIGAMNRGMQFVKTPIVIFSDGNTMLGKESIRRIVNLFADPKVGCVSGEKRIFDKDGAAATEGIYWKYESKLKKWDAELYSVVGAAGELFAIRTELFEPVEKDTLLDDFIISLRVAMHGYTIQYDPEAYAIENPSASVKEELKRKIRIAAGGIQSIIRLKPLLNIFKYGVLSFQYISHRVLRWTLAPLALPLIFILNFILAWQAGLDNFSNLYTLLFYAEVLFYVMALLGWYLENKKIKVKILYVPYYFLIMNYAVYAGIVRYFKGQQTVNWERAKRG
- a CDS encoding FkbM family methyltransferase, with product MMHKIKTFLSYFKDFIKWGEYHYIFTSIKYILFHKTTSRTEIYRSSLGMFLSRKGTLDFQFANYAYEWGVKQFVYKHLPQCQGFLDIGSNIGTYAILLAQKGLHGYAFEPIKSNYDALRINLILNNLEDKVKAFPVALGDHQGTAEFAFDLVNTGASHLASIHPDDAVLEREKEITSEIVPLDNLMDQIQFDKEETIFIKIDVEGMEEKVLLGAKKFLQTYPNIIMVMESKHSGREKLATVLNDIADFEILEVDDLNMGARKISPKN
- a CDS encoding acyltransferase, whose amino-acid sequence is MGLKEKIKSNEKLKKLVLWMLMPKNQARPRLWVKWFVNPLKHKKGRGSLVRRRTRMDVMPFNQFVLGKDSTIEDFATVNNGVGDVIIGERTRIGIGNVLIGPVTIGDDVMFAQNVVLSGLNHGYEDVNVPPSLQKVETKPIIVEDEVWIGANAVVTAGVTIGKHSIVAAGCVVVKDVPPYSIVGGNPGRLLKQYNHETKTWERVKK
- a CDS encoding glycosyltransferase, with the protein product MIKNRDIVMVGLAALDSRIGSNAINLAQVFSKHNRVLYVNYPMDRLTLWRERHDPIIQKRKKIIKGELPDFEQVNDNMWSFYPRCILESINQLPINWLFDILNRINNKRFANEVNRVIKKLNFKDIIVFNDTDMFRSFYLKELIGAKTYVYYTRDNMLAVDYWKRQGTRIEPALMKKADLVVANSTYLAEIARQYNPHSYYVGQGCDVTLFDNKLIKDLPEDMKPIKKPIIGYIGVLYTLRLDIDVLVHIARSRPDWSLVLVGPEDDAFKASELHQIENVHFLGSKKMEELPAYLYGFDVALNPQKLNEVTIGNYPRKIDEYLAMGKPTVATRTKAMEVFEKWVYLANNKEEYVELIEKALKENTPEKEAEREKVARSHTWDANAEAIYEKIEMIENLKKQE